A genomic stretch from Erigeron canadensis isolate Cc75 chromosome 9, C_canadensis_v1, whole genome shotgun sequence includes:
- the LOC122583442 gene encoding disease resistance protein RPV1-like, with the protein MANPHELSQTVSLTNGHSYDIFLSFRGVDTRYNFTNHLHKALLDANIETFLDEVIAYGEDLRPELETAIRSSRASIVVFSENYASSRWCLNELVWILEQQKNSDHRIIPVFYHVNPADIKDLQGSFGDAFAKHRQKIEDERNPEIRSQLVSKMKLWREALVKVAGLKGHDVDDKK; encoded by the coding sequence ATGGCAAATCCCCATGAACTTTCACAAACAGTTTCATTAACTAATGGTCATAGTTATgacatatttttaagttttagagGTGTAGACACTCGGTATAACTTCACAAATCACCTTCATAAGGCCCTCTTAGATGCCAATATCGAGACATTCTTGGATGAAGTGATTGCATATGGAGAAGATTTGAGACCAGAACTGGAAACTGCAATTAGATCATCCAGGGCATCTATTGTTGTGTTTTCAGAAAACTACGCTTCTTCGAGATGGTGCCTTAATGAATTGGTTTGGATTCTAGAACAACAAAAGAACTCTGACCATAGAATTATCCCGGTCTTCTATCACGTTAATCCTGCTGATATAAAGGACCTACAAGGAAGCTTTGGAGATGCATTCGCAAAGCATAGGCAAAAGATTGAGGACGAGAGAAATCCGGAGATAAGAAGTCAACTGGTTTCGAAGATGAAGCTATGGAGAGAAGCACTTGTAAAGGTTGCTGGTTTGAAAGGGCATGATGTAGATGACAAAAAGTAA
- the LOC122583440 gene encoding disease resistance protein RUN1-like: MVVLSEFSQGSSPTHDHNHTPYDVFLSFRGEDTRNNFTGHLYKALEHANFNTCVGIFNMKNGRNLGDAEDTEPGVYLKQELLGSAIKASKASVIVLSKNYAFSTWCLDELVLILDQHKKSKHLVIPVFYHVEATHVREQESSFGDAMEKHQQRLQAEPNPAERRRWSQKIERWKKALVQVANLTSKDVNGRLEAEFIEEIIADIRHQLGLPIRSSFPDLIGVEHPVHFITSWLQEGSTHSANILTIYGMGGIGKTTLAKYVFTLQHSMFHRSSFIDDINRKCGNQNDKLLGDLHKQLSDDVSAPTWSSSNKVFIVLDDVDTVDQLNAIRGNKDFPPGSKIIITTRDASLKVSSYQECNPTVQAKLSTYAVKGLNDASSLKLLHYHAFNTIAPKEAYKLKASKKLATFCEGNPLALKVLGRSLCDQDVAEWEERVQGFETDTTDSRIEKALRMSFDSLPSQNDKELFLHIACFFVGMDRDYTETILKACGIRTVLGIRNLLDRCLLTIGPGNKLMMHQLLQDMGRDVVRQESDKPWKRSRLWGHEESLTALKQKKGTGKIKGLALDMRFLVKEKLNGSLVLKTDTFSKMDNLMLLQLNYVELKGSYKNFPQQLRWLCMHQFPSKFVPSGLPLEYLVALDLSHSNFESFDLSYYNLQRPSKTRKLPGLFSKDKGLLGSLKILNLSYCYRLCSVCGFSQFPTLERLILISCKSLIKISESIGSCIELVLIDLTNCYNLKLPRSISKLKKLKSLVLDGCNSDKSQMEVSDVKSLKMANANNIDSNSLSIVQALSRDLKFLTIS; this comes from the exons ATGGTTGTTCTCAGCGAATTTTCTCAAGGTTCTTCACCCACTCATGATCATAATCATACACCTTATGATGTATTTCTAAGTTTTAGAGGTGAAGACACTCGTAATAATTTCACGGGTCACCTATACAAAGCCCTTGAACATGCTAATTTCAATACCTGTGTGGGTATTTTCAATATGAAAAATGGACGAAATCTGGGTGATGCAGAAGATACGGAACCTGGAGTATATCTGAAACAAGAATTATTGGGGAGTGCAATCAAAGCATCTAAAGCTTCTGTTATTGTCTTGTCCAAGAATTATGCTTTTTCAACATGGTGTCTTGATGAACTTGTGTTGATCCTTGACCAacataagaaatcaaaacaTCTTGTTATTCCGGTCTTTTATCACGTTGAAGCTACACATGTCAGGGAGCAAGAAAGTAGTTTTGGAGATGCAATGGAAAAACATCAACAAAGGCTCCAAGCAGAGCCAAATCCGGCGGAACGACGTCGTTGGAGCCAAAAGATCGAGCGATGGAAGAAAGCTCTTGTACAAGTTGCTAATTTAACAAGTAAAGATGTTAATGGACG GCTAGAAGCAGAATTCATTGAAGAAATAATCGCTGACATACGGCATCAGTTAGGTTTACCTATAAGGAGTTCTTTTCCAGACCTTATCGGGGTGGAACATCCGGTTCATTTCATCACTTCATGGTTGCAAGAGGGATCAACTCACTCTGCTAACATTCTCACTATATATGGTATGGGTGGGATTGGTAAGACAACCCTCGCGAAATATGTCTTCACATTGCAGCATAGCATGTTCCACAGAAGCAGCTTTATTGACGACATTAATAGGAAATGTGGAAACCAGAATGATAAACTACTTGGTGATCTACATAAACAACTTTCGGATGACGTTTCTGCTCCAACTTGGTCTAGTAGTAATAAGGTTTTTATAGTTCTTGATGATGTTGACACCGTCGACCAATTAAATGCCATACGTGGAAATAAAGACTTTCCCCCGGGAagcaaaatcataataacaacCAGAGATGCATCGCTGAAAGTGAGCAGTTATCAAGAATGCAACCCAACTGTTCAAGCTAAGCTTTCAACTTACGCTGTTAAAGGCTTAAACGATGCTTCATCGCTGAAGCTTTTACACTATCATGCATTCAACACCATTGCTCCCAAGGAAGCTTATAAGCTGAAGGCGTCCAAAAAACTTGCCACGTTTTGTGAAGGCAATCCATTGGCTCTTAAAGTTTTGGGCAGGTCTCTATGTGACCAAGATGTGGCTGAATGGGAGGAACGTGTCCAAGGTTTTGAAACAGACACTACTGATTCACGTATAGAAAAGGCCTTGCGTATGAGCTTTGACTCACTGCCATCACAAAATGATAAGGAATTGTTTTTGCATATTGCTTGTTTCTTTGTCGGGATGGACAGGGATTATACTGAAACAATATTAAAGGCATGTGGTATTCGCACAGTACTCGGGATTAGGAATCTCCTTGACAGATGCCTTCTCACAATTGGACCAGGGAACAAATTGATgatgcatcaattgcttcaaGATATGGGGAGAGACGTGGTACGCCAAGAATCAGACAAACCATGGAAGCGTAGCCGGTTATGGGGTCATGAGGAGTCATTGACTGCGCTGAAACAAAAAAAG GGTACAGGAAAGATTAAAGGCCTCGCTCTTGACATGAGATTTCTAGTGAAAGAGAAGTTAAATGGATCCCTTGTGCTGAAAACAGACACATTCAGTAAGATGGATAATCTAATGCTGCTACAACTCAACTATGTGGAACTCAAAGGATCCTACAAGAATTTTCCTCAACAATTAAGATGGTTGTGTATGCATCAATTCCCTTCAAAATTTGTGCCATCAGGGTTACCACTGGAGTATCTGGTTGCGCTTGACCTGTCTCATAGcaatttcgaatcttttgactTATCTTATTATAACTTGCAACGACCTAGCAAAACAAGAAAA TTACCTGGATTATTCTCGAAAGACAAAGGTTTGCTTGGATCATTGAAGATTCTTAATCTAAGTTATTGTTATCGGCTTTGTAGTGTCTGTGGCTTTTCCCAATTCCCTACACTTGAAAGGCTAATCCTTATAAGTTGCAAAAGTTTGATTAAGATCTCTGAATCAATTGGGTCATGTATTGAACTTGTCCTAATTGATTTGACCAACTGTTACAATCTTAAGCTTCCAAGATCCATAAGCAAATTAAAGAAGCTTAAATCACTAGTACTAGATGGTTGCAATTCCGATAAATCTCAAATGGAGGTGAGTGATGTCAAATCACTAAAAATGGCCAATGCCAATAACATTGATAGTAATAGTTTGTCCATTGTGCAGGCTTTATCGAGAGATTTGAAGTTCCTTACGATTTCTTAA
- the LOC122583441 gene encoding disease resistance protein RPV1-like — translation MEHHICLISSWLKDGSTHPADILTIYGMGGIGKTSLAKLIYSLYRCQFQRSSFIEDINRNSKKLLSFQKQLCANISRTSSVEVSDISAYTCTIEKVLSSKKVLLVLDDVDDLDQLKNLLGNKGFHNGSKIIITSRDASLTKKLKLDVQPKRTMCLLEGLSFESSLELFSLHAFTCNSVKKGYEEMTKKLVNYCDGHPQALIVMGRNLWDRSQAAWKEYIDGLNEETDSRIRKQLQMSFESLQNNDKELFMHIACFFAGKDRVFAETILHECDIGTLNGIKNLVDRCLLTIGPRNELKMHQLLQDMGKDFVRKEHLRPWRRSRIWSHKEFFEVLRKKKDKGTLKGIILDCSVGGEDTTHGSLEVEMDVLRTMDSLDLLQLNHVKFKGSYNFPKNLRWLCIHGFPSRSLPSDLPMGNLVVLDMTNSKIESFDLSNSVKSFQWLAGKKTKLLGSCSKDEWSLGSLKILNLSFCYQLRSLQDFSKLPALERLILAGCRSLVEISKSIDKCTELVVVDLSYCIMLKKLPTTLSNLKNLEALSLDGCNLDKSSLEDLQKIINLNTSLQASSSDTKVPHVMSSKICLATSLNYKPSECDSWREESYPMACSSLAMSDALTLDGNPIVILPNGVRSLRRIELLSYEEHDMLKKIKHPTCTRRNLKFSRWDLLTNLYDPNVSPITKALSIYLEAQSLPEIKGVVQLQPIADVEDLIYGLDWKDFDLIKNKKLLFEFGIFSTFYGGKEMPKWIRDRNNGPSINFIVPSSSKNLRGLNFCYLQTGRDPDNGVNLPTVKVRNETKNCTWIYKQYIHWVKVDEKCLIWLSHWMFGKKEMENGDHITISIPPEDNVSIRECGISFVYDDGTMQEDVLGDYKKWDHIIGRDLSPFCLTTKEYFLDNHRFFWWHIDCPVNRPFIKNGACYEGCSF, via the exons ATGGAACATCATATTTGCTTAATCAGTTCATGGTTGAAAGATGGATCAACTCATCCTGCTGACATTCTCACTATTTATGGTATGGGCGGGATTGGGAAGACATCTTTGGCCAAATTAATCTATAGCTTGTACCGTTGTCAATTCCAAAGAAGCAGCTTTATTGAAGACATCAATAGGAATAGTAAAAAACTTCTAAGTTTCCAAAAACAGCTTTGTGCTAAcatttcaagaacaagttcAGTAGAAGTTTCTGATATTTCTGCATACACCTGTACGATTGAGAAGGTGCTATCATCTAAAAAAGTGTTATTAGTACTTGATGACGTTGACGATCTTGACCAGCTGAAGAATTTACTTGGAAATAAAGGTTTTCATAACGGGAGCAAAATCATAATTACGTCCAGAGATGCATCGTTGACCAAGAAGCTAAAACTAGATGTTCAACCCAAACGTACAATGTGCTTACTTGAAGGTTTGAGTTTCGAATCGTCACTGGAACTTTTCAGTTTGCATGCATTCACTTGCAACAGTGTCAAAAAAGGTTACGAAGAGATGACTAAAAAGCTTGTGAATTATTGTGACGGACATCCACAAGCTCTTATAGTAATGGGCCGTAATCTTTGGGACAGAAGTCAAGCTGCATGGAAGGAATACATAGATGGGCTAAACGAAGAAACAGATTCTCGTATCAGAAAGCAATTGCAAATGAGCTTTGAGTCTCTGCAAAACAATGATAAGGAATTATTTATGCATATTGCTTGTTTTTTTGCCGGGAAGGATAGAGTTTTTGCTGAAACAATTTTACACGAATGTGATATCGGCACACTAAATGGGATCAAGAATCTCGTTGATAGATGTCTTCTCACAATTGGACCACGGAACGAATTAAAGATGCATCAGTTGCTTCAAGATATGGGGAAAGATTTCGTGCGGAAAGAACATCTCAGACCATGGCGACGTAGTCGAATATGGAGTCATAAGGAGTTTTTCGAAGTGTTACGAAAGAAAAAG GATAAGGGAACTCTTAAAGGCATCATCCTTGACTGTAGTGTGGGTGGGGAAGATACGACACATGGATCACTTGAGGTCGAAATGGATGTACTGAGAACCATGGATAGTTTAGATCTCCTACAACTCAATCATGTTAAATTTAAGGGATCTTATAACTTCCCCAAAAATTTAAGATGGTTGTGTATTCATGGGTTTCCTTCACGGTCTTTACCTTCAGACTTGCCAATGGGGAATCTGGTTGTTCTTGACATGACAAACAGTaaaattgaatcttttgacTTGTCTAATAGTGTCAAATCATTTCAATGGCTGGCTGGGAAGAAAACAAAG TTGCTAGGATCATGCTCCAAGGATGAATGGAGTCTTGGATCATTGAAGATTCTTAATTTGAGTTTCTGTTATCAGCTTCGTAGTCTCCAAGACTTTTCCAAACTCCCCGCACTTGAAAGGTTAATACTTGCAGGTTGCAGAAGTTTGGTTGAAATTAGTAAATCTATTGATAAATGCACTGAACTTGTCGTAGTTGATTTAAGTTACTGCATCATGCTTAAGAAGCTTCCAACGACTCTGTCCAATCTAAAGAATCTCGAAGCACTCTCTCTAGATGGCTGTAATCTTGATAAATCTTCACTAGAagatttacaaaaaataatcaatctTAACACGAGCCTCCAAGCTTCTTCCTCTGACACTAAGGTGCCTCATGTAATGTCCTCCAAAATATGTTTAGCAACGTCATTAAATTACAAGCCATCTGAATGTGACAGTTGGCGCGAGGAATCATATCCTATGGCATGCAGTAGCCTAGCCATGTCAGACGCATTAACTTTAGATGGAAATCCGATTGTTATTTTGCCCAATGGTGTTAGAAGCCTTCGGAGAATTGAGTTGCTCAGTTATGAAGAACACGACATGCTAAAGAAAATCAAACACCCTACATGCACACGAAGAAATTTGAAATTTAGCCGATGGGACTTGCTAACGAACCTATATGATCCAAACGTGTCCCCAATCACCAAAGCACTCAGCATTTATTTAGAAGCACAATCATTGCCCGAAATAAAAGGAGTTGTCCAACTCCAACCAATAGCAGATGTTGAAGATCTGATATATGGATTGGATTGGAAggattttgatttaataaagaataaaaag TTGCTTTTTGAGTTTGGAATATTCAGCACGTTTTATGGGGGGAAAGAGATGCCAAAATGGATTAGGGATAGAAACAACGGGccatcaattaattttatcgTACCCTCATCTTCAAAGAATCTCAGAGGATTGAATTTCTGCTATCTCCAGACAGGTCGAGATCCAGATAATGGTGTTAATTTACCAACAGTCAAAGTTCGTAATGAAACAAAAAACTGCACTTGGATATACAAGCAGTATATTCACTGGGTCAAAGTAGATGAAAAGTGTCTCATATGGTTAAGCCATTGGATGTTCGGAAAGAAGGAGATGGAAAACGGCGATCACATTACTATTTCTATACCACCCGAGGATAATGTTAGCATAAGAGAGTGTGGGATTAGTTTTGTGTATGATGATGGAACGATGCAAGAAGATGTCTTGGGTGATTACAAGAAATGGGATCACATAATTGGCCGGGATCTCTCTCCATTTTGCTTAACAACAAAAGAATACTTCCTAGATAACCATCGCTTTTTTTGGTGGCATATTGATTGTCCAGTTAATCGTCCCTTCATTAAAAACGGCGCCTGTTATGAAGGTTGTTCTTTCTAA